A genomic segment from Peribacillus sp. ACCC06369 encodes:
- a CDS encoding YpmS family protein translates to MTNVKWKTLFISLLALNILVILFVVILVNLPAKDKELIPQVSHEEDIQFQVHTNREDLTRLINQYLDKEGLTGSIHYEVYLTDEVELYGTMPFFNREVEMKLTFEPIAQKNGDLVLKQKSIAVGQMNLPVSYVMNLINERYNMPDWVSISPNDESIYVSLQDMELKSDIRVKAKDFDLENDDISFLLTIPSSLQ, encoded by the coding sequence ATGACAAATGTCAAATGGAAGACTTTGTTTATTTCCCTATTAGCCCTAAACATCCTGGTCATCCTGTTTGTTGTGATTTTAGTAAATCTGCCGGCTAAAGATAAAGAGCTGATTCCACAAGTAAGCCACGAAGAAGATATCCAATTTCAAGTTCACACGAATCGGGAAGACCTGACGAGATTAATCAACCAATATCTTGATAAAGAAGGATTGACGGGATCGATTCACTACGAAGTGTATTTAACGGATGAGGTAGAGTTATATGGAACAATGCCATTTTTCAATCGTGAAGTTGAAATGAAATTGACTTTTGAGCCAATTGCCCAAAAGAATGGGGATTTGGTCTTAAAACAAAAATCAATTGCTGTTGGACAAATGAATCTTCCTGTTTCATATGTAATGAACCTAATAAATGAGCGTTATAACATGCCGGATTGGGTTAGCATCAGCCCCAATGACGAAAGTATTTATGTGTCATTGCAGGATATGGAATTGAAAAGCGACATTAGGGTGAAGGCGAAAGACTTCGATCTTGAGAATGATGACATTTCATTTTTATTGACCATCCCATCATCATTACAGTAA
- a CDS encoding SGNH/GDSL hydrolase family protein gives MRYRITCLFICLVWISGCGQSEPASKQPSVQQKSIVELSKKETIPASFFPDPVQIVSIGDSLTQGVGDSKDNGGYLPYLQNKLEKEPSITSVEMINHGIRGNRTDQLLKRLDKARIKEDIKQADSIVVTIGGNDIMKVFKQNFSNLELNQFDSAKIGYEKRLRQILDKVRSENDHAQIYLVGVYNPFSKWFADFYELDMIMNDWNESGKEIIEEYDSAYFIEIADIFKDSEEDLLYAEDYFHPNDRGYELIATRIYNDMDITTIGKDTLEASAKGDDDQE, from the coding sequence ATGAGGTACAGAATCACCTGTCTTTTCATATGCCTAGTTTGGATTTCAGGCTGCGGTCAAAGTGAACCGGCCTCAAAGCAGCCATCTGTTCAGCAGAAAAGCATAGTTGAGCTGAGTAAAAAGGAAACCATTCCTGCCAGCTTTTTTCCAGACCCTGTGCAAATCGTTTCAATTGGCGATTCCTTGACTCAAGGTGTCGGTGATAGTAAAGATAACGGCGGGTATCTGCCTTATTTACAAAATAAGCTGGAAAAAGAACCATCGATTACTTCCGTTGAGATGATTAATCATGGCATACGTGGAAATAGGACCGACCAACTATTGAAAAGACTGGATAAGGCTAGGATTAAAGAAGACATTAAGCAAGCTGACTCGATTGTTGTCACAATCGGTGGAAATGATATCATGAAGGTCTTTAAACAGAATTTCTCCAACTTGGAACTGAATCAGTTTGATTCGGCAAAAATAGGGTATGAAAAAAGATTAAGGCAGATACTTGATAAGGTTCGTTCCGAAAATGATCATGCGCAAATTTACCTTGTTGGCGTTTATAATCCATTCTCCAAATGGTTCGCTGATTTTTATGAACTTGATATGATCATGAATGATTGGAATGAAAGCGGAAAAGAGATTATTGAAGAATATGATTCAGCCTATTTTATTGAAATAGCAGACATTTTCAAGGATTCCGAAGAGGATTTGCTTTATGCTGAGGATTATTTTCATCCAAATGACCGCGGATATGAATTAATCGCGACAAGAATCTATAATGATATGGATATAACCACAATTGGAAAGGACACGTTGGAAGCGAGTGCCAAAGGAGATGATGACCAAGAATGA
- a CDS encoding SCO family protein, whose translation MRKLHLLMAAMGASILLLLTACGSNGVPDAKNWDLEDFSYIDQEGKPFSKSDLKGKVWVADFIFTSCETVCLPMTSNMTKLQQQLKAEGISDVEFVSFSVDPEIDKPDVLKKFGDQFNVDYGNWHFLTGYGQEEIEQFALDNFKTIVKKPEREDQVIHGTSFFLIDQEGKIIMDYTGLQDIPFEEIIKHIKILQNY comes from the coding sequence ATGAGAAAGCTGCATTTGCTTATGGCAGCTATGGGGGCATCAATTTTATTGCTGTTGACAGCATGCGGTTCCAATGGTGTACCTGATGCCAAGAATTGGGACCTTGAAGATTTTAGTTACATTGATCAGGAGGGAAAGCCTTTCTCAAAAAGCGATCTTAAAGGTAAGGTTTGGGTAGCGGATTTTATTTTCACAAGCTGCGAGACGGTCTGTCTGCCCATGACTTCCAATATGACGAAATTGCAGCAGCAACTGAAGGCTGAGGGTATATCGGATGTAGAGTTCGTTTCCTTTTCTGTGGACCCGGAAATTGACAAACCTGATGTTTTAAAAAAGTTTGGTGACCAATTTAATGTGGATTACGGAAATTGGCATTTTCTGACCGGTTATGGTCAGGAAGAAATCGAGCAGTTTGCATTGGATAACTTTAAAACAATCGTCAAAAAACCAGAAAGAGAAGATCAAGTGATTCATGGGACCAGCTTTTTTCTAATTGATCAAGAAGGAAAGATCATTATGGATTATACAGGTCTGCAGGATATTCCCTTTGAAGAAATTATTAAGCATATAAAAATTTTACAGAATTATTGA
- a CDS encoding DegV family protein yields MKKVKIVTDSTVDMTPEELEYYDITMVPLSIFIDGETFLDKVEIEQEEFLKRMNQSKELPKSSQPAAGTFVEVYNELGKDGSEIISIHMTGGMSGTVRSAESAASMSEAKVTVLDSKFISKAMSFQVIEAAKMAKEGKSVSEIIERLEHIKKQSSLIIVIETLDNLVKGGRIGKVSAFIGSLLHIKPIALLDDGVLNPVSKARSQSQVVKFIIKKFKEDTQGKKIRGIGFVHANGLEIADKVRQAIAELTGYQDIKIDATTAVVSTHTGEGAMAIMYYWD; encoded by the coding sequence ATGAAAAAAGTAAAGATAGTAACAGATTCTACAGTAGATATGACACCGGAAGAACTGGAATATTATGACATTACAATGGTTCCTTTATCTATCTTTATAGATGGAGAGACTTTTTTGGATAAGGTTGAAATCGAACAAGAAGAATTCTTGAAAAGGATGAACCAGTCAAAAGAACTTCCAAAAAGCTCACAACCAGCCGCAGGTACCTTTGTTGAGGTATATAATGAACTCGGAAAAGACGGCAGTGAGATTATTTCGATTCATATGACAGGTGGCATGAGCGGTACTGTACGCTCAGCGGAAAGCGCAGCCAGTATGTCTGAAGCGAAAGTAACCGTTCTTGACTCGAAATTCATTTCGAAAGCGATGTCATTCCAGGTGATCGAGGCAGCGAAGATGGCAAAGGAAGGGAAATCCGTATCAGAGATAATCGAACGACTGGAACATATTAAAAAGCAGTCAAGTTTAATCATTGTCATTGAAACACTTGATAACCTCGTTAAAGGTGGAAGGATTGGGAAAGTTTCTGCATTTATCGGTTCACTGCTGCACATAAAGCCGATTGCACTTTTGGACGATGGTGTACTGAATCCTGTATCCAAAGCTAGGAGCCAGTCACAGGTCGTGAAGTTCATCATCAAGAAATTCAAAGAAGATACACAAGGCAAAAAAATTAGAGGCATTGGTTTTGTACATGCAAATGGACTTGAAATTGCGGATAAAGTCCGCCAGGCCATTGCAGAATTAACAGGGTATCAAGATATAAAGATAGATGCAACCACTGCCGTTGTCAGTACCCATACAGGCGAAGGCGCCATGGCAATCATGTATTATTGGGATTGA
- a CDS encoding DUF2535 family protein has protein sequence MRIDILMFKCLEFKDCFGHKVTISEIPVLLPSDPNFFMLTARLEIFVKKVFANKDHKENYSFKHYLASVLKWPVYNKIFFGSLLNNA, from the coding sequence ATGAGGATTGATATTTTGATGTTCAAATGCTTGGAATTCAAAGATTGTTTTGGACATAAGGTCACAATTTCAGAAATACCTGTCTTATTGCCTAGTGATCCGAATTTTTTTATGTTGACCGCGCGTTTGGAAATATTTGTAAAGAAAGTTTTTGCTAATAAAGATCATAAAGAAAATTACTCATTTAAGCATTATTTAGCATCCGTACTCAAATGGCCCGTTTATAACAAGATTTTTTTTGGAAGCTTACTCAATAATGCTTAA
- the tatC gene encoding twin-arginine translocase subunit TatC: MEDKELNIIDHLDELRKRLIITAVAFFIFFIASFIYVEEIYNWFVKDLDFDLMVLGPSDIIWIYFMLSGVVAIAATIPIIALQIWLFVKPALMPNEVRATLAYIPALFLLFIGGLAFGYFVIFPTILQFLIELGDGMFITSFTADKYFSFLFNMTIPFAVLFELPVVTMFLTSIGIINPYVLQKLRKYAYFVLVVIAISITPPDFMSDFMVMVPLLLLYEISISLSKVVYKRRVKRESLREGSYEEGL; the protein is encoded by the coding sequence TTGGAAGATAAAGAATTAAATATCATCGATCATCTCGATGAATTGAGAAAACGGCTCATCATTACTGCTGTTGCTTTTTTCATCTTTTTTATCGCCAGTTTTATTTATGTTGAAGAGATTTATAATTGGTTCGTGAAGGATCTCGATTTTGACCTGATGGTATTGGGACCAAGTGATATTATCTGGATTTACTTTATGCTTTCAGGCGTCGTAGCCATTGCGGCAACGATACCGATAATTGCTCTGCAAATATGGTTATTCGTTAAACCCGCCTTGATGCCAAATGAAGTAAGAGCGACCCTTGCCTATATTCCAGCACTTTTCTTGCTTTTTATCGGAGGGCTTGCTTTTGGTTATTTTGTCATCTTCCCGACCATTCTTCAATTTTTGATTGAATTGGGCGATGGGATGTTCATAACCAGTTTTACAGCGGATAAGTACTTTTCATTCCTATTTAATATGACGATACCTTTTGCCGTTTTATTCGAGCTTCCGGTCGTTACCATGTTTTTGACCTCCATTGGTATAATTAATCCTTATGTGCTTCAAAAGTTAAGGAAGTATGCATACTTTGTACTGGTTGTCATTGCGATATCGATTACGCCGCCTGACTTTATGTCCGACTTTATGGTAATGGTTCCACTGCTGTTATTATACGAAATCAGCATTTCATTATCTAAAGTCGTCTATAAACGAAGGGTGAAGCGTGAAAGTTTGCGGGAAGGCAGCTACGAGGAAGGTTTATAA
- the tatA gene encoding twin-arginine translocase TatA/TatE family subunit, whose amino-acid sequence MSNIGVPGLILILILALIIFGPKKLPEIGRAFGQTLREFKKSTSDLTKGDYEEDKKLQQKNHE is encoded by the coding sequence ATGTCGAACATTGGAGTACCTGGTCTGATTCTCATCTTAATATTGGCATTAATTATCTTTGGTCCGAAGAAACTTCCAGAAATTGGCCGTGCTTTTGGACAGACACTTCGTGAATTTAAAAAGTCCACGAGTGACTTAACAAAAGGTGATTATGAAGAAGATAAGAAATTACAACAAAAAAATCATGAATGA
- the ilvA gene encoding threonine ammonia-lyase IlvA, translating to MNQTASMNRGIQLEDILIAYRELKEIVLHTPLQKNQRLSEKYECNVYLKREDLQHVRSFKLRGAYYKMKSLTEEETKNGVVCASAGNHAQGVAFSCSQLGIHGKIYMPATTPRQKVDQVQLFGRDNVEIILIGDTFDDAFAMAMECCEKEERSFIHPFDDEKVIAGQGTTAVEILNDCEDGIDYVFAAIGGGGLMAGVSSYFKSVSPKTKCIGVEPLGAASMEYSFKEGKVSELESIDTFVDGAAVKCVGQMTYQLCKENLEDIVVVPSGQICTTILDLYNQHAIVAEPAGAISVAALDLYKEQIKGKTVVCMVSGGNNDIGRMQEIKEKSLLYEGLLYYFIVNFPQRAGALREFLDEVLGPNDDISRFEYTKKNNKESGPALVGVELKDKNDYQGLIQRMNKKGFSFVEVNKDSNLFHLLI from the coding sequence ATGAACCAGACAGCATCCATGAATAGGGGGATTCAATTGGAAGATATTCTAATTGCCTACAGAGAACTGAAAGAAATCGTTTTACATACTCCTTTACAAAAAAATCAGAGGCTCTCTGAAAAATATGAATGTAATGTATATTTAAAACGCGAGGACCTTCAACATGTACGTTCCTTTAAATTAAGAGGAGCTTACTATAAAATGAAAAGCTTGACCGAGGAAGAGACGAAGAATGGAGTCGTTTGTGCCAGTGCAGGTAACCATGCACAGGGAGTTGCTTTTTCTTGCAGTCAATTAGGAATCCACGGGAAAATTTATATGCCTGCTACAACACCAAGGCAAAAAGTCGATCAAGTTCAGTTATTTGGTCGGGATAATGTGGAAATCATCCTAATCGGAGATACATTCGATGATGCATTTGCCATGGCGATGGAATGCTGTGAAAAAGAAGAGCGTTCCTTTATCCATCCATTTGACGATGAAAAGGTAATCGCCGGGCAAGGAACAACGGCTGTAGAAATCCTGAATGATTGTGAAGATGGAATTGATTATGTATTTGCCGCTATCGGCGGTGGCGGTTTAATGGCCGGAGTATCAAGTTATTTCAAATCGGTTTCACCAAAAACGAAATGCATTGGCGTGGAGCCGCTTGGGGCTGCATCGATGGAATACTCCTTCAAGGAAGGAAAAGTTTCTGAACTTGAAAGCATAGATACATTTGTTGACGGAGCAGCTGTCAAGTGTGTAGGACAGATGACATATCAGCTCTGTAAGGAAAACCTGGAAGATATCGTTGTCGTTCCTTCAGGGCAGATCTGCACGACGATTCTCGATTTATATAATCAGCATGCAATTGTCGCTGAGCCGGCAGGGGCCATTTCTGTAGCCGCTTTGGATTTGTACAAAGAACAAATCAAAGGCAAAACGGTTGTTTGCATGGTCAGTGGAGGGAATAACGACATTGGTCGTATGCAGGAAATTAAGGAGAAATCCTTATTATATGAAGGACTGCTTTATTATTTTATCGTGAATTTCCCGCAACGCGCTGGGGCTTTAAGGGAATTCCTTGATGAGGTGTTAGGACCGAATGACGATATAAGCCGATTTGAATATACGAAGAAAAACAATAAAGAAAGCGGGCCGGCCCTGGTTGGTGTAGAGCTAAAGGATAAAAATGATTATCAAGGGCTCATTCAAAGGATGAACAAAAAAGGATTCTCTTTCGTTGAGGTCAATAAAGACAGTAATTTATTTCATTTATTGATTTAA
- a CDS encoding dihydrofolate reductase, with translation MISLIVAMDQNRVIGKDNKLPWHLPADLQYFKKVTMGHPIVMGRKTFESIGRVLPGRENVIVTRNQDFKAEGCVVLHDITQIKTFADNSVEEVFVIGGAEIFKEILPVTDRLYITEIHETFEGDTFFPVIDENEWDKISSNPGSIDEKNRYAHDFIILQKK, from the coding sequence ATGATATCGTTGATAGTGGCCATGGATCAAAATCGTGTGATCGGGAAAGACAATAAACTGCCATGGCATCTACCGGCCGATTTGCAGTATTTTAAAAAGGTGACGATGGGGCATCCAATCGTCATGGGCAGAAAAACATTTGAATCAATCGGCAGGGTACTGCCTGGCCGTGAAAATGTCATCGTTACCCGAAATCAGGATTTTAAAGCGGAAGGTTGCGTAGTATTACATGATATTACACAAATCAAAACGTTTGCAGATAATAGTGTTGAGGAAGTCTTCGTGATTGGCGGAGCCGAAATCTTCAAGGAAATCCTTCCTGTTACCGACCGCCTGTATATAACGGAAATTCATGAAACCTTTGAAGGTGATACTTTCTTTCCCGTGATTGATGAAAATGAATGGGATAAAATTTCCTCAAACCCAGGCAGCATCGATGAAAAAAATCGATATGCACATGATTTTATTATTCTACAAAAAAAATAA
- a CDS encoding thymidylate synthase, whose product MKQYLDLCKHVLENGTQKGDRTGTGTISTFGYQMRFNLKDGFPVLTTKKVSLKAIIHELLWFLKGDTNVGYLQENSVRIWNEWADEKGELGPVYGHQWRSWGAADGRQIDQISELIEQIKTNPNSRRLIVSAWNVGELDEMALPPCHAFFQFYVADGKLSCQLYQRSADVFLGVPFNIASYALLTMMIAQVCDLEVGEFVHTFGDVHIYSNHLEQVELQLTREPKPLPIMKINPEVKNIFDFSFEDFVLENYEAHPHIKGEVSI is encoded by the coding sequence ATGAAGCAATATTTAGATTTATGTAAGCATGTACTCGAGAATGGCACTCAAAAAGGTGACCGTACGGGAACAGGGACGATCAGTACATTCGGATATCAAATGAGATTTAATTTAAAAGATGGGTTCCCTGTCCTTACAACGAAAAAGGTTAGTTTAAAAGCGATTATCCATGAACTATTATGGTTTTTGAAGGGTGATACAAATGTTGGCTACCTTCAGGAAAATTCCGTACGCATATGGAATGAATGGGCTGATGAAAAGGGAGAATTAGGTCCGGTTTATGGTCATCAATGGCGTTCTTGGGGAGCGGCTGATGGACGGCAAATCGACCAGATCAGTGAATTGATCGAACAAATCAAAACGAATCCCAATTCAAGAAGGCTGATAGTGAGTGCTTGGAATGTTGGGGAACTGGACGAAATGGCATTGCCGCCTTGCCATGCTTTCTTTCAATTCTATGTGGCTGATGGCAAGCTTTCGTGCCAGCTATATCAACGTTCAGCGGACGTCTTTTTAGGTGTTCCTTTTAATATTGCTTCGTATGCGCTCCTAACGATGATGATCGCGCAGGTGTGTGATTTGGAAGTTGGCGAATTTGTACATACTTTTGGGGATGTCCACATCTACTCTAACCACCTTGAACAAGTGGAACTGCAGTTGACTCGTGAACCGAAACCATTGCCAATCATGAAAATAAATCCGGAAGTGAAAAATATCTTTGATTTTAGCTTCGAGGATTTCGTTTTGGAAAATTACGAAGCCCATCCCCATATAAAAGGAGAGGTTAGCATATGA
- a CDS encoding toxin, with protein sequence MKSKKWLTVLALFAFFLSMLSYSLAKDEGVKWRNLPKDNLLSQADIFNDNKELQRIFLFPEGEYNEKEALKIVGTIDKLPHSLLVKTADRGVRVKLFNGNLTENQSAAKLKGKSPRGYLNKETTWDDVPGMGGSHTVLVKIGASDKGNGHGSINLELHELGHSIDNIVYDGIREDMDYLKIWGKEVGGLFPGQSYFSNYPEEYFAETFAMFYVNFEQNQLLRKKAPETYNFIKQLD encoded by the coding sequence GTGAAAAGTAAAAAATGGTTAACCGTTCTTGCATTATTTGCCTTTTTCCTCTCGATGCTCTCCTATTCCCTAGCAAAGGATGAAGGGGTAAAATGGCGGAATTTGCCCAAAGATAACCTTTTAAGTCAAGCAGATATTTTTAATGATAATAAAGAATTACAAAGAATATTTTTATTTCCAGAAGGGGAATACAATGAAAAGGAAGCACTGAAAATTGTTGGAACCATTGACAAACTGCCGCATTCCCTTTTAGTGAAGACTGCTGACAGAGGTGTGAGGGTCAAACTATTTAATGGTAATTTAACAGAAAATCAATCTGCGGCTAAATTAAAGGGAAAATCCCCCCGTGGTTATTTGAATAAAGAAACAACTTGGGATGATGTACCTGGGATGGGCGGATCTCATACCGTATTGGTTAAAATCGGAGCAAGTGACAAGGGTAACGGGCATGGCTCCATTAATTTGGAACTGCATGAGCTAGGGCATTCCATTGATAATATAGTTTATGATGGTATCCGTGAAGACATGGATTATTTGAAGATTTGGGGCAAGGAAGTGGGAGGACTGTTTCCTGGACAGTCGTATTTTTCCAATTATCCTGAAGAATACTTTGCAGAAACGTTTGCGATGTTTTATGTAAACTTCGAACAAAATCAATTACTTAGAAAAAAAGCACCCGAGACTTATAATTTTATTAAACAATTAGATTAA
- a CDS encoding dihydrofolate reductase family protein translates to MEKQRNIILYIGTSIDGYIANDDGTLEWLESTEVEGDSGYNSILERIDTVVMGKGTYDVIRGFDMDYPYCDYKNYVFSKSVSGSDEYASFIDEDVKTFIKNVKQKPGKDIWLIGGGNLAREFFKENLIDEFQLAIAPIILGKGISLYIGDDITLKYTLTKVEKLGQLAMLHYIKK, encoded by the coding sequence ATGGAAAAACAGCGTAACATTATTTTATACATTGGTACTTCAATTGATGGCTATATTGCAAATGATGATGGTACATTAGAGTGGTTAGAATCAACAGAAGTAGAAGGAGATTCTGGCTACAATTCAATTCTGGAAAGAATTGACACTGTTGTTATGGGAAAAGGAACTTATGATGTCATTCGTGGATTTGATATGGATTATCCTTATTGTGATTATAAAAATTATGTATTTTCTAAATCTGTTAGTGGATCAGATGAATATGCTTCATTTATTGATGAAGATGTCAAAACTTTCATTAAAAATGTAAAACAAAAGCCTGGTAAAGATATATGGTTAATTGGTGGAGGAAACTTAGCTCGTGAATTTTTTAAAGAAAATTTAATTGATGAATTCCAACTAGCCATTGCACCCATTATTTTGGGGAAAGGAATCTCCCTTTATATCGGAGATGATATTACCCTAAAATACACATTAACCAAAGTGGAAAAATTAGGTCAACTTGCTATGCTTCATTATATAAAAAAATAA